The genomic interval CACAAGAGTTTCCCACCGCTTCTGAGCGGAAAAGGTCCGGTGAGTGCTTGGTTGAGCTGCTCGTACACAGTGGAATCAGCATCTTGGGGGACAAGAAGCGCGAACGCTGAGGTTTTCAATCCAAGCGCTTCTAAGTGATGATGCGGTATGTATTGGATGGCTAAATTATTTGCTGGTCTTTGTGCCCCAGCTGCATAACGCCCAGTGATAACTGGCGAGACATCCGTTCTAATTCTGGCAATAAGGGCTCGATGAAGGGCAACGGCTGCGCGAACCTGTTCTTCCGGCCCCAGCTGTTTACCGTGTACCTCCAACAAAATGACTTTTGTCCAGGGCGTTGCGCATTCCTTATCCGCAGCGTTGACGCGTAGATAGCGAGCCGTACCTAAGTGGTCTTTGGGGATCGGAGGATCATGGATCGGGTCATCCTTTAAGAACTTGTCCGCTTTTTTGGAAGGAGGCTTCTTTCCATACCTCGCATGGAACACTTCTCTGAGGTGCTGAGTACGTCCAGGCAGTGCTATTCGGACTTGAACGCGTTCGGTTGAAAAAGCGGTCGCTTGAGGATCAAGAGTAAGCGTGGCTTCGATTTCTTGCTGTTCAAGTACTACGAGAGAAGAAGCTTCTCCTAGGCATGCGACATCGGGAAGCAATGCGGTAATGGCTTCTGCTATATCCACGGGCATCTCGTCCCAGATATACCCATAAGCTCCATTGACGGATACGCCATCGGAGACAGCGCGGTTCTCAAAATTAAGTCTTACGCCAGTTTTGTCGATCTTCACTGAGCCTACGTTTCGGTACATCATTCGTGATATATCCGGGGAGAGCCATTGCTGCTCAGGCATCGCTAAACCGGTGGGGGGATGTGCTTCTAACCATTGCAGTGCTTGTAGCGATTGTTGGTTGGGTCTGAGTTGACGTTCGTTGGGATCTTCTTCTGCATGAACACCTTGAGCTGCCGCATTCATAAGCGCCGCGTGCAACCGAGCCGGATCGGGATATGCGTCTCGGTTAGCGTCGCCGGTATGCCCCAGGTAGACCCCCAGCGGGAATCTTGCAGTGAGACAATATTTTGGCATTTGTTACTCTGCCTCTGCGTCGTCTTCAGTGGCTCCGCGCAGTACAACTGGATTGCCTGTGACGTGGAGTATTTGCCCTTCCCAGTCCGAGACTCCGCATGCGCTGGCCTTGGCAATTGCTTCCTTGAGCAGCTCGTCCGCTGCTTCCACGGAAATAGGTTCTAGTTCACGCTTTTCTCCGTAGCGTAGGTCAAGCGTGACGACCGGCTTTCCCTGTTCTACAAGGTCGCAGTTTGCCCGAATGTTTAACTCTGATTCGGCGCGTGCCATAGCTGCTAGCCCCAGTGCCGCGAGCAGGGCGCGAGCTGCGATGTCTTGCTCTGCGGTGCCGCCGAAGCGCAGCTGGCGAAGCGCAGCAAAGCTCAATGCCCAGGAACGAATGATTCTTTGGCACGCCACTCCACCCAATGACTCAAGCGACGGGGGAATTGCACCAAGTCCAAGAGGGGAGGCGGAAACGGTCTCGCCCTTCTTGGCTTTTTTCACCTGATTATCCAGTTTTGAACGAGTTTTCTGACTTAGCTCATGGCTTTGAACTAAGGCGGTTTCTTTAAGATCAGTTCCGGTCATTTTTACACTGGCGGCCACCGGGTCTACTCGCGCGCCACCGCGCCGTGAATACGATTCCGCACGGTTCTGGTTGGCTAACACTCCGATGATTTCTCCGACTAAAGCGCTGCGCAGCTTCACTTGGTCGCTTTTACGGCTAGCATCCCAGCCGCCAAAAATGAGTGCGGACGGAGCCAAATTGAGTAGCGGTTTCATGTTGCGTGGTGTGGAATTCCGGGCGGAAATATAGAGATCATTCTCGGTTGTTGGTTTACCGTCGATTGACCCTGCGCGGATATGCCCGTCTGTAAAGCGGTGCGGTAATTCCAAATCGGAGAAGACTTTGCTGTCGTTGTAAGAAACTTCGATTCTGGGGATTCGGTTGAGAGTTTCATTCCCCTCGTTGATGGCCTGCATCAGTGCTGCTTCTGCGCGATTGAGCTGAGACTGTTTGGAATCGATAAGGACAGTTCGCTTGGACTCACCATCTATAAAGCGGTCCTCGAAAGCAAAGACAGGTTCTGAACGATTGACAAACTTTGCAGGTGCGACTGATCCATGCTGGCCGACTGCGGCCTCGAGTTCCGTTATGGAGGTGAGGACTGAAGATCCTCCTGCGCTGCAGGCCTTAACCAAGTCTGTATAAGAAAGCGTTCCCATTGCTTGTGATCCTTTGCCTTATTGGTGGAGACCGCCTCACTCCATATTTTCTGTGATTCGGCCACTTTAGTGACGATTCTAGAAAGATAAAGCAGTAGAGTCAATGGAAATATAACATCCGTAATGTTATATCTCATGTAGATTTTGCTATTTTAAGGAGGAGCAAACGCAGTAACTTTTACTGTTGGACATCCGTCCTTGGATAGCTCATCCCTAAATGAAAGACCGCGCTTGCTCACGACTAAGCATACTGAAATAGCGCGGAAGGAGGCTGTAGGCATGGTGAAAACATTGATGATCGGGAGTGATGTTTTGATGGACGACTCGTCATTGTCGCTGGAGTTAGTTCGCTCGCTGTTCGCTCTGCAGTGTGGGAGGTGATGGCATATGGAAACAAACAGCGTTGGCGCTTCTGAGGAAGCTTATTCAATGCTTTCCTTTGCAGAAACCGTTTATGGCTCAGGTCGCATCCTGCGCACAGCAAGTCTGGTTGATCTATGTTCTAGGGTTGTTGAAATCGGTGAGATAGTGCGGGTTCGCCTTTCTCGGGCGATGCCCAGGCTTTCTCTGCGGATGCTGCGACAACGATCTGGGCGAAGCCTTCTTCTTCGTCTTGTATTAAGTATGCAGCGCCAGTAGTGTCATGCTGTTTATGCAGGTCAGAATGGAAAAACTGGCAACATAACACTTAACTTCCCACTTAACATAACACCGTGGGAAGTTAAGTGTTATGTTCGGTGCGCACGTGCTTTTTAGCGGTAAGACGTTCCACTCGTTCTAGTTCGCTGAGTACGATGCGTCGTACGCGGCGATCATGGGGAACGTCTTCATGGAGAACTATTGCGCGCTTTGACACTGCTTGTACGTATATATTGCGGACGAGGGGGCCGGTGAGAAAACAGGATTCCACTGGCTGAATGATGGTGTCTGATTTTGTGGTGATGCAGGAGTAATAGATGCCGGGCAGTGTATCGCCGTTGGCGTTGAGCTCTTGGATGAGGTCGCTTTCGGCAAGCATCTCAAATCCCGAGGCCCCAAAGAAGTTTGTGATGATGGAATCCACCACGACTGTGCCGCGGGCAGTGCGGGTAAGAGGACTGATAACACCGCCGTGGGAGGTGCCATGATTGGGAACTGCGAGACAGATGAGGTGCGTGACGTAGCGGGCTCCATCTAAGTGATGCATCCAATACCTGGCGAGTATTCCGCCCTGGGAATGCCCGACAAGGATCACTCGCTCGGCGCCGGTGACTTTGAGCACGGCATGGATATATGCGCCGACCTGGTCTGCTGATTCGGCCACCGCGGCGGTTGATCGCATCCCAAAGTCGGGTGCGAAAACCGCGTAGCCTTTCTTACGCAGGTCTGTGCCCAGTTCCATCCAGTCGCCTTTGGTCACCCCGGTGCCATGGATCAAAATCACTGGGTAGGGGTGTCGCGAGGTAGGGCGGGCGCGCCAGTCGTCTTCAAAAAGCCCTCGTGCCGGAAGCCGCGCGGAGAGCGGCAGTGGAGCGTCGATAATTGCCATGCGGGAGCGCGACCTCCTTTGCGATTGTTTCCTGCTGGGGATACTTTCGTACCATACCTAAGAAATTCAGTGAGCGTTTTTAAGGAGTTTCCCGTGTCCCTTACTGTTGCTGAGGCAATTGCGAACCGCCGTGCCACTCGTCAATACACCGAGCAGGAGGTGAGCGACGCGGTGCTTGACGTCGTCGTTTCGCAAGCTCTTCAGGCGCCGAGTGCGTTTAATGCGCAGCGTGCGGATCTCGTAGTGATTCGGGATCAGGCGATCAAGGACAAGATTTTTGCGGCTTCCGGGCAGAAGCAGCTTCGCGACGCCCCGGTGGTCCTGGTCACGGTTGCGCGTGCCGACGTCCCCGAGGATCTTGACGAGGTCCTTGGTGCAGAACGCGCGGCATTTGTGCGCAATGTTTTAGCTAAAGCCGATGCTGCGCGTCTGAGGGAGACCGCGCTCAAAGATGCCATGCTGGTGGCGGGGTTTGCGTTGATCGCTGCCCAAGGCGAGGGACTTGCCACGTCGCCTACCACGGGGTGGGATGAAGCGAAGGTTCTTGAGGCTATAGGGTTAGCAGGCCGCAGCGATCGTGCGGTGGGGCTGGTTATTGGTATGGGATACCCTGCGGAATTCCCAGCGCATCCCGGTCGGGCAGAGAGCCGTCGGGTTAACGATGGCTATGCGCGCGACTGAGTGCGTGTGTGGCCACCCCCGTAGAGTAAGCGGATATATGCCCTCTTTTGTTCGACAGCATACATTAAAGGAGAATCTGTGAATTCTGGCCCGATTATTTTGCCGTTCAATGGGAAAACTCCGCGAGTTCACGAGACCGCTTTTATCGCCCCGAACGCCACCTTGATCGGCGATGTAGAGATAGCGGCGCATGCCTCTGTGTTCTATGGCTGCGTTTTACGAGCAGACATCAACATGATTCGTGTGGGCGCGCGAACCAACGTCCAGGACAACTCAGTGCTGCATGTCGACGGCGATGCGCCGTGCATCCTCGGCGAGGACGTTACGGTGGGTCACATGGCTTTGGTGCATGGCTCAACCGTGGGCAACGGGACTCTGGTAGGCATGCACTCTGCGTTGCTTTCGCGCTCGGTTATTGGTGCGGGCAGCCTGATCGCTGCGGGAGCTGTTGTGCTTGAAGGGCAAGAAATACCCGCCGGGTCTCTCGCTGCTGGGGTTCCAGCTCAAGTTCGGCGGGTGCTTTCTTCCGAACAATCGGCAGGCTTCATCCCGCATGCTGGCAAGTATGTGAATGTTGCCAGCATGCACAGGGAACTCGGGATGAGCCTGAGCCTTGATCAGGTGCGCTTTAGCTAGAGCTATCTGCGTCGAGTGACCAGTCGCTTGGCAAGGCCTAATGGATCTTCTATTAGTCGATCCATTGCAATGGCCCGAGCGGCAGCACGAGCATTATCAAGGTGGGTGGGGATCACTCGGATCTCCAACTTATCTTTTGTTCCATGGGGCGACTTGCGTAGCTCCTGGCCCACAGCGAGGGCATCTTCTGAGTTCTCAAATGCCGAGCCGGCAAGGACTATGACCTTTGGGCGCGTCTGTTCTACTAGGGCTACGGCTGAAGCTCCCAGGGAAGAGGACCCATGAATGTTCTCATCGAGAGGCAATATCACTACCTCTTGGGGATTTTGAAGCGCTGCGCCGATGGAATCGTCCGCATAAAAGATGAGTGAATTGGCGGGCGCATCGGGATTTTGTGCCTGTTGCTCAGCACCTGCAATAGCTGTAATGGCACTAGCGACGGTCACGGGAGCAGAGATGCGGTTATAGATTCGACCAGCAAGATCTACGCCTTCCCAGCCAAGGTTTTTCGCAGTGACAAGGCCAAGGGAATTGACGTGACCCGATGTTGCAATGCCTACGTTGGCAAGGGGGAGCTCACTAAGCTCTGCGATTTCTCGGATGGCTATGGCTAGTGTTTCTGCATATTGGTCGGCGCTCATCTGAGCAGGAACAATATCGAGGATTTTTTCCTGTATCACCACTCCACGCGTGCTGTATGCACCTACGTATGTGGTTTTGGTTCCTACTGCTACGCCGATCTGCGCCCAGGGGGATACGGAAAGTTCGATAGGGATGGTTGGGCGTCCCGGCCCGTTGGGAATAGAAAGATCTGGTCTTTCCCGAACGAGCTTTGCCTCCATGAGCGCGGCGACGGCGCGGGTCACGGTGGGCTGGGATTTTCCGGATCCGGTGACGAGTTTAGAACGTGTTACCGGCTGGAAGTGCCTGATGAGGTGCAGGCACGATGCAGCCGGTACTGACGGCTGAGTAAAAGAAGGGGTATTCCTCAAGTGGCTGCGCGTGTGCATAATAAAATT from Corynebacterium ulcerans carries:
- the cas7u gene encoding type I-U CRISPR-associated RAMP protein Csb1/Cas7u — its product is MGTLSYTDLVKACSAGGSSVLTSITELEAAVGQHGSVAPAKFVNRSEPVFAFEDRFIDGESKRTVLIDSKQSQLNRAEAALMQAINEGNETLNRIPRIEVSYNDSKVFSDLELPHRFTDGHIRAGSIDGKPTTENDLYISARNSTPRNMKPLLNLAPSALIFGGWDASRKSDQVKLRSALVGEIIGVLANQNRAESYSRRGGARVDPVAASVKMTGTDLKETALVQSHELSQKTRSKLDNQVKKAKKGETVSASPLGLGAIPPSLESLGGVACQRIIRSWALSFAALRQLRFGGTAEQDIAARALLAALGLAAMARAESELNIRANCDLVEQGKPVVTLDLRYGEKRELEPISVEAADELLKEAIAKASACGVSDWEGQILHVTGNPVVLRGATEDDAEAE
- a CDS encoding ROK family protein, whose protein sequence is MHTRSHLRNTPSFTQPSVPAASCLHLIRHFQPVTRSKLVTGSGKSQPTVTRAVAALMEAKLVRERPDLSIPNGPGRPTIPIELSVSPWAQIGVAVGTKTTYVGAYSTRGVVIQEKILDIVPAQMSADQYAETLAIAIREIAELSELPLANVGIATSGHVNSLGLVTAKNLGWEGVDLAGRIYNRISAPVTVASAITAIAGAEQQAQNPDAPANSLIFYADDSIGAALQNPQEVVILPLDENIHGSSSLGASAVALVEQTRPKVIVLAGSAFENSEDALAVGQELRKSPHGTKDKLEIRVIPTHLDNARAAARAIAMDRLIEDPLGLAKRLVTRRR
- a CDS encoding gamma carbonic anhydrase family protein; this translates as MNSGPIILPFNGKTPRVHETAFIAPNATLIGDVEIAAHASVFYGCVLRADINMIRVGARTNVQDNSVLHVDGDAPCILGEDVTVGHMALVHGSTVGNGTLVGMHSALLSRSVIGAGSLIAAGAVVLEGQEIPAGSLAAGVPAQVRRVLSSEQSAGFIPHAGKYVNVASMHRELGMSLSLDQVRFS
- a CDS encoding nitroreductase family protein yields the protein MSLTVAEAIANRRATRQYTEQEVSDAVLDVVVSQALQAPSAFNAQRADLVVIRDQAIKDKIFAASGQKQLRDAPVVLVTVARADVPEDLDEVLGAERAAFVRNVLAKADAARLRETALKDAMLVAGFALIAAQGEGLATSPTTGWDEAKVLEAIGLAGRSDRAVGLVIGMGYPAEFPAHPGRAESRRVNDGYARD
- the csb2 gene encoding type I-U CRISPR-associated protein Csb2 encodes the protein MPKYCLTARFPLGVYLGHTGDANRDAYPDPARLHAALMNAAAQGVHAEEDPNERQLRPNQQSLQALQWLEAHPPTGLAMPEQQWLSPDISRMMYRNVGSVKIDKTGVRLNFENRAVSDGVSVNGAYGYIWDEMPVDIAEAITALLPDVACLGEASSLVVLEQQEIEATLTLDPQATAFSTERVQVRIALPGRTQHLREVFHARYGKKPPSKKADKFLKDDPIHDPPIPKDHLGTARYLRVNAADKECATPWTKVILLEVHGKQLGPEEQVRAAVALHRALIARIRTDVSPVITGRYAAGAQRPANNLAIQYIPHHHLEALGLKTSAFALLVPQDADSTVYEQLNQALTGPFPLRSGGKLLCQLKYNGHVFRGDAFWPAPQPGTIRMWEPLNVFIPESRPHNKQQGVLWRLADAGLLSVAFVWRDNFPTKETGPARYVELRDAAYNADVRIFHDHPVSRNTRRFVHRTNRSLTIQPWRGLVHLGSLQQDRAIIALGQSRHLGGGLLIPVDIPRSEFETMTSEMTHA
- a CDS encoding esterase/lipase family protein — encoded protein: MAIIDAPLPLSARLPARGLFEDDWRARPTSRHPYPVILIHGTGVTKGDWMELGTDLRKKGYAVFAPDFGMRSTAAVAESADQVGAYIHAVLKVTGAERVILVGHSQGGILARYWMHHLDGARYVTHLICLAVPNHGTSHGGVISPLTRTARGTVVVDSIITNFFGASGFEMLAESDLIQELNANGDTLPGIYYSCITTKSDTIIQPVESCFLTGPLVRNIYVQAVSKRAIVLHEDVPHDRRVRRIVLSELERVERLTAKKHVRTEHNT